The segment TTGCATAATCGGTTGCACAAGCCGAAGCAACAAGGAAAATGCTCTTGCATTTTTCAGAATTCCGAAAGTCGACGCTGGAGGAAGACACCGAGATTTACTCAACAGCAGTATTAATTTTGCTAATGATTGAAACACCGATTCACTCGCTTTTTGACTGAAATGTGCAGTTTGAAAcaagattcaacactgcttatgttaatgccatagctttttgactcaagtgtgtgccttaatcaatgctggttagcatgtctgtatagtttattgacaagtgtgtgatttaaaacagaaacaaaactgtttatgtggaTGCCAAACCTGAAACACAGTATTGATTTGACTTGTGTACAGTATCTGTATGACTTGTGCTGGCTGGCATGAGTGTAGTTCCTTTTTTTGCTTCCTGGCTCAAGTGTGTATAATTCAAAGCATTTTCAAGACTCAACACTATTCCTTATTTGATTTTGAGATCTGatgccaagtgtgtgtgtgtacagttctgttatttttttctcacttttttgtcagtttttatatGTAAACAGCTGTTACCGTTCATTGATTGGAAACACTAATTCACTCATTGTCAGAcatgtgatttttgactgaagtgtgcaatttgaaacagattcaacactgctttttgttgatgccatagctttttgactgaagtgtgcaatttgaaacagattcaacactgcttatgttgatgccatagctttttgactccaagtgtgtgccttaatcagtgctggttagcatgtctgtacagtttatgttttttttttattgaagcatgtgcgtgtgtcttatctgagacatttcttaattgtgaagaatctggtgagtgattgtcagaatgagtgtgtatctgtgtaatgGCTCCTTTGTTTAGTCAACAAAGTTAATATGTTGAGCCCAGCTGTCCtaaacggaaaaatatgtgtctggtttgtctcaaaacagtaacgtttcacaaaattgaacaaaactgttgaaaacacacctactggagctaacaaaggcagagattaggtacaaatcaaaagtaatgtgttaaatatcacactcacaccagcttcacattcacagagtgacagattggtaaaaattaaaatacatataatgtgttcaacgctttatttaactgaactgtcattgtcaacatatatataaaaattaaaaacaaaaaacacgtaacactgaattcagggaaatttttagttactgtcttcagcagcactaaagtaaaaagaaatagaaaaaataaaaaaagaagaacaaaaaacacacacacacattacacatttacaggttcacaataaatgttctaaggtaatatcaaagtaagcactaaagcagacaccagacttgatcccaaaaaggaaaaaagaatcgcttctccaaacataaacatacaaagttagaaataccatttctcgaataacaatgaaatgaaaactcacacacactgaagcagaaataataggtaatctaaaactaaagagcttcacacataaacatacaaagttagaaatagaactacaagttcttgaataataacaaaatgaaaactcatgcacacacacgaagCAGAAATTATATGTAATCTGAAACTAAAGAGCTTCGGTCAATTTCTCCAAGTATCGCACTTTAGCAACGTCACtcaatgatgtaatgtacttctcTTTTGGCTGGTCGACCGTTTTTGTTCCTGATTTTGACATTATTCAATTAAAACACTCCCGAATCATCGAGCGGCGCACTGACGCTACTAGCCGTTCCGCTTCTTGCCCTCCAACCCATTTCTGCGTATCACGTGACACCGCTCCGAAGTACGCAAAAGGGAGACCTCCATATATATTtagacttgtgtctgtgtgtgtgtgtgtgtccgcgatgcacgcccaaggttctcgatggatctgtttcaaatttggtggccatatttaGGTataccccggacacaacctgctcgatgagatatttcaacacgtgctctcagtgcgcagcgctgaaccgattttggtttttctctggatccattcccagtaactcttccttatcttctccagtgttttcagcgtttatctcccttccttcgtgtggcgtcaatccatattcccgttactacgttactatttttagaatgtcactgcactgtccagaacgctttccttgcacccgtaagttttttcttactgtaaaagtgaaaaggtcgaatcaatttatagccacgcgaaaaatacactgtcatctatctctatatatttatctatagatatatagatacatatatatatatatatatatatatatggcttctcgatctgtgtgtgtgtgtgtgtgtttgtgtgtgtgtgccatgggcaacacctgtggattgtacagttctgtttgtgatgtggtctggcggcttggtgtgtctgtatgttcaggccttccttcgagaagccataacagttattctcaatcccgtttgagtggacttcgccttcaaaggtgattgtggtgtttcagCACTCGGATACATTTGCGTCGTCGACAgcaatgggactcgacatgaaatgttcaggccactgaatcattttcgtgctgttcccattccacctgggagggacccaagcttggcgggtccatggttcggaactttggggacaaagttcattcaaagggggtcgagtgtgaccgggagactaccgtcgcccttcacagcagactctgcagagttgttcgccttagaagttgtgggctttccttgcatgtacccgtaagttgtcctcactgtaaaagtgcaaaggtcgaatctatttatcgaaaaatccactgtcatctatctctctatatatatatacggcttctgtgtgtgtgtgtgtgtgtgtgtgtgtgtgtgtgtgtgtgtgtgtgtgtgtgtgtgtggaggcaacacctgtggattgtagagttctgtttgtgatggggtctggcggcttttgtctgtctgtatgttctggcatttgagaagccataacagataatatagggcttagaaataagctctaaaattctcaatcccgtttgagaggacttcgccttcaaaggtgattgtggtgaactgccacgctgtctgtctctgtcttgcgatttaccccggcgaagccgggtattcctctagtatctatatatacgacttgtgtgtgtgtgtgtgtgtgtgtgggtgtgtgtgtgtgtgtgtctgagtgttcgcgatgcacggccaaagttctcgatggatctgctttaAATTTGGTGGGCAAATTCAGGTAGACctcggacacaacctggtcgatgagaattttcaacacgtgctctcagcgcgcagcgctgaaccgattttggtttttctgttcatcttcccagatccattcccagtaactcttccttatcttctccagtgttttgcgtttatctcccttccttcgtgtggcgtcaatccatattcccgttactatttttagaaggtcactgtccacaacgctcaatccatattcccgttactatttttagaaggtcactgtccacaacgctatcatcccggcgaagccgggtattactcttccttatcttctccagtgttttgcgcgtttatcttccttccttcgtgcggtgcgccggcaaagccggcgtacacccagcaaagccgggtccctggcgaagccgggtattcggctctatttcttcccggcgaagccatACCCTgcaaagcgggtattcatctagtatataattatatgtattCATGAGTAATTGTAAAATGAGAAAGTAAATAGCCAAAGAGTGGATGACAGGGAGCCAAGGacaaaagtgagagagagagagtgtgtgtgtgatgatgtgcTTTGATGTGAAGACACActaagcaaaaacaacaacaaataatcaAAACATCCAGATTGAAATTGTGGAATTTATTCAGCAGCACTTTTGTTTTGATTCTCACTCTTTTCACCTTTCATCAAAGCAGCAATGGGCATTAGGTTGAACAGAttatggtcacacacacacacacaaactaacacactCCCACTTACATACAGAGCAAAAACAAGTATTCAATAGAGCAAAGAATCATCATGGCAAACATGCAATATGTTAATTCATTTTTGTTTAGCCcattttcataaaaaaaagtacattttATGTGCTTGACCATTTTacgtaagacgccggcctccaaagcggaaggtcgttggttcgaatcccggccgcaccaGGCGGGTTAAGgttgagatttttccgatctcccaggtcaacttatgtgcagacctgctagtgccttatcccctttcgtgtgtacacgcaagcacaagaccaagtgcgcacggaaaagatcctgtaatctatgtcagagttcggtgggttatagaaacacgaaaatacccagcatgcttcctccgaaagcagcgtatggctgcctaaatggcggggtaaaaacggtcatgcacgtaaagatacgtgagagtttcagcccacgaacgcagaagaagaagaagaagaagaagatcatgaGATGTTTGGGCTCTCAAAGGAGTTTTCTCTTTTAATTATGTGACCTCCTGAACTTGTTTAATTTACACTTTACATAGGTGTGGATTTGAGAGAACTGTTCTCAGATGAGTTAGTACATAAACCACATTAATGGTCtcaaatattttattttaataatactTTGAAAAGTTGCCAATATATTATATAAATAAAAGACAACACTTTGTGATActgaattctctctctctctctctctctctctctctctctctctctctctctctctctctctctctctcactacatATATACATTTAACATAATTACAAAAGCttaacaacaaagtgactgtggtgagatgaacaaagttaaaaaacaaaagtacagatatcttttgtttttttaacttaatTACAAAAGAACAAAGATGCTAACAATTAGGGATTCACCTGTTTCTATTAGCCCATTAATTAAGTTAATTCCTTTATCAATATATGCCACCCATATCATAAAATAGGCCTTCAGAAATATTTCAAGTATCCGGTcaaatatttctttctttctttatttggtgtttaacgtcgttttcaaccacgaaggttatatcgcgacggggaaaggggggagatgggatagagccacttgtcaattgtttcttgttcacaaaagcactaatcaaacatttgctccaggggcttgcaacgtagtacaatatattacctcactgggagaatgcaagtttccagtacaaaggacttaacatttcttacatactgcttgactaaaatctttgcaaacattgactatattttatacaagaaacacttaacaagggtaaaaggagaaacagaatccgttagtcgcctcttacgacatgctggggagcatcgggtaaattcttccccctaacccgcggggggacagGTATACAACCATAACcaaatgaataaaacagcaaTGCATAACACTGTAAAACAAAGCCTCCACATGCACAAAATGCGATCATGTATGTCATAAAATGCACAAACATACTGTGAATTTGGTACAATAATAGTGCTTTTGTATCGGATGTAACAAAGCAGTGCACGTGTATTTTCACAATATAATGAATGTACATATAGTAGGTATCTATTTATATTTAACTACTTGGCCTTAGCTTTAAAAACACAGAGACATGCGCACTCATACTGTTTGTTATAATTTCCTTCTTCAAATGAGAGAATGTAGGTAAATGCAATGGATGAATTTAATGCACAGATCAGTCACCTTGACACTGACAGAGTATAATAAATAACttacagaaaaagaaacaaaaaatattcAAATCTTATACAAAAAAAGAACTAACATAACTCTGTGCAGATTTGGCCAGAGTAAGCACAAAATAGGCAAGTTAACCAATTCCCTCCCTAAAAAGTTGATTTTCAAAATCATTGGGTTACTTCATTCCGCTCTTGAATATCATTGTCAGACATTTGATAGGTcacttaacccttaggctggttgttgcgctactttacgtatactgtcacctggttgtcacgacatatgtcgcgctactggctcagtctgtttggtccgttccgattacctcccatggatgcgaaaacctatatgaccgtttttctttatttttctctctgttaattcaccagtggctgtgtaacatgtgttacaggattgcaccagtgtaagggttaatctTCTCCCGGAAAAAAAATCTATCACTTCAAATGTTAATGCACCGGTGATGGATTACaatggtacctgccatgtgaggcccctctgagGAGAGGATACTCCCATCAAACTTTAAAAGGGCACTTTCTGTTGTCACTTTGTATATACACTTTACCAAAATAAGCCTGTTATAAAAGGGCACCTGCATTGTGAGGCCACTTGAGGCTGGTTCCCAGGatgtcctttcatgacaggtaccACCGTACCCACATCGGGATTGAGCACTGTTAGTcagaaacacacaaaccaaGTCCCACGCAAATGTGTTTACAATTGTGTAACAACTTCATGTTCTGTCATCATTTtcagttgtgaaagtttgaatatctatatatatatacgactagtgtctgtctgttcgcgatgcacggccaaagttctcggtggatctttttcaaatttggacaacgtattcagctacaccccggactcaacctcatcgatgagatatttcaacacgtgctctcagcgcgcagcgctgtgcgcgctgaaccgattttttgtttgtttgtcgggatccactaccagtaactcttccttatcttctccagtgttttcagccgcgattatctctcttcctccgtgtggcgtcaatccatattcccgttacaacgttactatttttagaaggtcactgcacgttactatttttagaaggtctcctgtgttttgcgcgtttatctcctttccttcgtgcgccggcaaagccggcgctttgccgggtcccaggcgcagcctgggattcggctctacttcttcccggcggagccggtacccggcgaagcgggtaatcatctagtatatatatatatatccctgAACATTTTGGATAGATTTCAAAGACACTTATAACAGCCACAAAACGAACAGCTTGAGGTAACTGATATTatttttgattgcaaaaattaTGCTTCCAAGTGAGATAATTCCAAGAACATGAATTCCTATCCTGATCAATTTCAACCCTGGACATTTTCTCGTAAGTTCAAACATTCAACCTTAAATGTCGTTTTCACTTTGTTTCTGAAAAAgtaactctatctctctctttcaacaTCAGTACTTCCTGTTCTCACAACAGTGTTTTTTTCAGACCTTGGATACATTTTTGATCTGACTCATTGGTATGCCCGCTGGCTGGTGGACTGTCCAATAGTTTAGACATACACGTAAGGATGTGTTCTGacaaaacattgtttttgtagCAAAGACTGTGGAGCTTTACATGTTTCCATTaaggtccaactgacctttTGTCCCCTGAGTCTGGGGACAACATTGCtaaagcccgctactaactacagccaaaccaagccgaactaGGTCGGTGAACGTTACACCGTGCCGGGTTCGGTGTACTAACTAGGGGCGAAATGTATTGGCTATACCAGTCATATGATCAAGAAATATCACGTTAGAAGACTCGTGATCGGTTGACAGCGTTTTAGCCGTcagtattgtcactcttcaAGGATAAAGATACAAAAATATTCAACCAATGAAAAGTCAGTTCGCCGATGACGCGCCGAATGTTTGCAGGATTGTATCGGCAAACCGCGAAGGTTACAGCTGCAACCAAAATAATAGGGTaatcccctgatttgatgacgtcgCCGAACATTCGCCAAACTAGTTTGGCGTGGTAGTTAGTAGCAGGCTTTACAGATCGATATATTCTGATGGAAAGAAATAACATTAGAAAACAATCAAttgacaacaaacaaaacaaaagcttgTTTTCTACAGTACAGAGCTCTGCATAACTGTTCATATCAGAGAAGAGTTTCTTCTGTAGTTGTTAAATGCACACCCGTGAGGAACTAGCTCTGCGGCCCTGTGGAGACCCTTTGACGGACAGCAGCTTATGTAAGGAGGACCGGAGTGCCTGTCTCAGCGAACGATGAAGAAGAGgaaaaaatgcacacatggTCATTCACAGAAAGCACACTCATAAAACTGTACTGAACACATCAAACATAAACATTTCTGAACTCTTGAATGGGAGTTTGACACATTGGGCATGGTCTTTGGGCAGCTATGATAATTCTTGCACAAATTCGACATAGCTGTGTATGACCACAAGGAAACAAAGCAGCTCCTCGTGCACGATGCAAACATACTGAACACATGTTGGGATCAATGTCATCATCACTTGAATCATCATCAGGGAGAAAACGTGGGGGCCGAGCTTGCTCAGCCCTGTCCATTTCTCGTTGATCGTTCTGGACATTGTCAATATTTACACGGTTCCTGTCCGCTTCTTCAAGTGCGTTctcttcattttcattttcacgATTTTCAATCTCCAACTGCTGATTTTCCTGAAGTTGTTCAGGATCCACTTCTGTCTCTTCATTCACAACAGCAACATTATTGTTAACAGTGTTGTAATTACCACCATCATTGATGGCGTGTCTGTTGCGGAGTAAAACTCGGGATAAATGTAGCCTTCCATTCACAAAGAAGTTCACACCTATATCTTGATATTTGTTTTCGATGTACAGAAACAGTGCACAGATCGCTATCAGCCAGCTAAGAGTGTTCATAGCTTTGGTCTCGAGGCCGAGCAACCCTCGGATGATGTGCACAAATACCCAGAGCAAGAACGAAATCATTGTGCTGATAAAGTGAACAAAACCTGGCAGAACATCAAAAAAGAACCCCAGGAAGTGAGAAGCAACGTTGTAAATGAAGAGCAACACAACAGTAGACATCTTGCAGAAGACTTCCGTCAAAGCGAAGAGAAAGTCGAACAGATGCCGAAGAGTAATCAGCAGAGATGCTGGTGCGCATGAGTAGGCCTTGACAACAACTGACGCTAATCCCACAGATGTGGCCAGCACAATGCCCCCAAGGCCCAGCCCCAACGTCAAAATCATTGCTTACTCAAAAGTTTAGTTCGCTTCTGTTTCCTGCTTCTCTGGCGAATCAACCATCTCGTAAACGAGTGCCTCTCTCAACCTAGCCCCGTCGATGGTGCATCTTATCAAATTTCGTCTTCCATGACCGGAAGTAGCTCTTCCGAGAGAAACTACATTTGTTCACTTCCGCTCGATGGCGTCTGCGGAAATAATGAGTATTTTTCTCGAAGGAAACAACTGGAATATCAACACTAGCACAATGGGATTTGCTGGCAGGATATTGCTCGCCCAAGAGTAGCACCATCTCTTGTGTTTGCGTTGGTTTTTAAGCAGAGGAACTGACCGTAAGTAAAGAAACAGGTTCACAAGTCAGAAAGCTTTACAAAGAAGCGTCTGCTACTGGCTGCTAGTAGTACTGTAGTAGTGCTACAAACTTCAAACCAACACCACTTTCATGTATTTGTCGTCGTTGGCTGACAGACGGACACGTGAAGAAACTATGATCATGCTTTATTTTTGCAGATGCGTACATCATACGGCCTTCGACTTTGCCTAAAGAAAGCAAGTATCCTGCATCCAGAGAGGACAATGTGACATCAAATGCAGGCGTAAGCAGGAGCTTGCTTGTGGATTGTTCAGCTCAACTCTGAAACCATTTCCCCTCTCTCAAACATGGGGCTCTTCAAAACAGCAAGTGACTCCTTTTTCAACATCTGTTCAACACTTGCACTGACAGTGAACACGATAACTGAGTGGACAGCTTTTGTCCTCCATTTGAACTACGTCTTGGTGACCAACATTTATGTTTCTCTGTGCACAGTTTTGAATGGTACCTTCGTTGCCCTGGAGTACATTCTACAAGCTGTGTTCACAGTCTGTGTGTACATTTTTGActttttgtcagaaatctatGCCTGCTTGTGTGCACTGTTAGTGCTTCTGTGGCGCATCTGTGTGCTTTTCTACAAAATCTTCTGCTTGCTCTTCACGGGAGTTGAAACACTAGTTTTAGGTTTTTGGAATGGCGGTATACTTACCTACAAAACTCTTCATCAGTCTGCAATGGACGTTATGGAAACATGTCAGTCTACTGCAGATTACATAGCCATGTTGTCCCAGGATTTTGTGATGTATGTGTGCGGAGTGCTGACGACCATCGGCATCGTGGCATCATCAGTGGTGCGAGCGTTATGGATGGGAATTGGTTACGTACCAGCGACAGTGTCCCTCATCCCTACCTATGTAGCCACGTGGGTGTCCAAGGTGTGGGCGCGCTGCACCATGTGGGTTACCTATGCCTTCATGGGCGTCAATCGCGAAACCTACCTGGGGATTCTGGTCTGTTTTTTTGTGTACGTGATTGTGACAAAGTTAGTGCACATTCTGCATCACAGAGGCTTGACCTTCTTCCCATTCCGAAGACACCGGCAGCGCAACAACAGACAGACTAATCGTGTGGATCACTTCGCCTTTGACAGAGGTTTTGAGAGTGACATCGATGACGCAGATGATGTTGATAACGACAATTCTGCAGAGGAGAGCAACGGGGAAGACGATGAAGATGAGACTGACGCTCAGACAGAGCTGACACTGAGCGACAATGATTCTGAAGACGACAACTCTGCCGGATCAGAATCTGACGTTTCACTCAactctcagactttctcttcagAAGAGAGCGATCATGACATTGATGTCCAGCTGCCGGATGACGATGGTTACAATCTTCGGGAACGTTCATCAACGCCCACTCGAAACATGTCCAAAAGCATGACCCATGATGACTTTGCGCGAGAGATGGAGCTTGAGCGAGACAAGAGAAAGTGTGTAGTGTGTCAGGATGCCAGCAAGTCTGTACTCATCCTGCCCTGCAagcacatgtgtttgtgtgttaagtGTGCTAATCAGATTGTGAGATCCTACTTTCTTGACAGGAGAATCTGCCCACTGTGCAGAACTAGGATTGAAAAAGTgatggatgtgtttgtgtgaccaaACTTGATGCAAATATCAATACAATCAAACAAAGAAATGTTATATTATGAATAAAacttatatataatatatatatatatatatatatatatataacttaaTTTGGCAACAtgtctcatatatatatatatgagacaTGTTGCCAAATTAAGTtatgtcatcatcatcaatcccCTGACTGGGACAGTCGTTGAGGGATGAGGAGGTAGAGACCCTTCTCCAGGCATTTCTGTCGAGGGCTGTCACCAGTAGGTCGGGGAAGCTCATCTGAGTCCAATCCTTAACGTTGTCTGACCAACTCTTGCGTTGTCTTCCTTGTCATGCAAACTTACAAAATTTGAAGAGACCATAAATGTTAAATTATTTTTCTTAATTAATTTTCAGTTTAGTTATGCGTTGTGTGTAGTTGTGtagcttttttgttttgccggtttcttttctgtttaattttgctACAAAATTGCttacactgagagagagacagagagagacagagagagacagacagagagaggtgtattgttgaaaataaaatctTCTATGCCATGCacagccccccgcgggttagggggaagaatttacccgatgctccccagcatgtcataagagtcctttgtactggaaacttgcattctcccagtaaggtaatatattgtactacgttgcaagcccctggagcaattttttgattagtgcttttgtgaacaagaaacaattaacaagtggctctatcccatctccccccccccccccccccccctttccccgtcgcgatataaccttcgtggttgaaaacgacattaaacaccaaataaagaaagaaagatgccgTGCACATGTATAAATAATGTCATCTATTAGCCTTATTTGTGTTGTGACATAGCTGTTCGTCCATATAGATCATTTTGATCATTATCTTTGAATCATGCACAATGTCATTCTATTCATCAAAACTCAAGTACTGTTTGCTTAGTACATAAGTGATTCTGTTTGCGAAAAAAGTAAATGGCGGTTTTGCTAAGTGCATCAATTTTGCTAAAAGTTGTAGAAGTACTAGAACACAGTCAGCCAATATGTGTTTGACTTTGACTCTTCTTTCCTCAGTATAACAAAGAAGTGATGCAACAAGTATTGGGGAGTTTCTTCACCAGATAATTGATAAGAGTTCATTTTGACACTTTTTTTCAGTTTTGAAACCCAGTTAAAACAAATTCCATGGTTTAGCAGTTTAATTCCAAGAAGATGAAACAATCTACTGTTAAtgtaatctatatatatatatacgactagtgtctgtctgtctgtctgttcgcgatgcacggccaaagttctcggtggatctttttctaatttggacaccgtattcagctacaccccggacacaacctcatcgatgagatatttcaacacgtgctctcagcgcgcagcgctgtgcgtgctgaaccgatttttgtttttgttgttgtcgggatccactaccagtaactcttccttatcttctccagtgttttcagccgcgattatctcccttcctccgtgtggcgtcaatccatattcccgttactacgttactatttttagaaggtcactgcacgttactatttttagaaggtctccagtgttttgcgcgtttatctcctttccttcgtgcgccggcaaagccggcgttgCCGGGTaacaggcgcagcctggtattcggctctacttcttcccggcgaagccggtacccggcgaagcgggtaatcatctagtatatatatatatatatcagtttAAAGGCGAAAGACATGGTTTCAAAACACCATTGAGCCTCCACAGACTTTAAGTCAGCCATTGATTTTATATTGTTCACTAGAAGCGCTTTTGAACAATTCATTGATTGGGCTAACTTTTTTGTAACCCCGCAATTTTGTCATGTCAACGAATACCTACTCCTTTTTAGTTGAACTTCATTTAATTGAAGACGATGACTAAGATTTTACTAAGAATCACTGCACATGAATATACACGTATATTATAAATGTATATACTGTACATCaacgttgttgttttcatttcatttttgccTGTTGCTGTGTTGATTTATCTGTCAATGACAGTTAGGTATCTCTGCATGTAACAATTAAGTGTATACATGTACTATCATAAGTCACCTACAATTTTGATAATAACAAATATCAGTATTTTTACCCTTAGTCTCCAACACAGTATCATAGTGTTTCGTTTGCAGTCCCCATGAGATTTAAATTTTAATTGATTCTGAAAGATCTAATGTAGCAAGGCTCTCTCACAATCTCATCTGCTCAAGCCGTGTCAACTCTCGGCACCACAGGGAGAAACTCGATTTTGCGCATGATTGATGTAGCCATTGAGATCTGCGTTATCTAAAGGGCGATATAGTAGGCGCCCTGAGAGGCATTGGGTTAATTTAATGTTCCTGCATGTAAATTGTGTTTATATTAATTATTACATTCAACAGCATCACAATTGTTTTATGTTCAGCATTAATTTCACACAGTTGGTCCCAGATGTATTGACCAATAATTATA is part of the Littorina saxatilis isolate snail1 linkage group LG15, US_GU_Lsax_2.0, whole genome shotgun sequence genome and harbors:
- the LOC138948948 gene encoding uncharacterized protein — encoded protein: MILTLGLGLGGIVLATSVGLASVVVKAYSCAPASLLITLRHLFDFLFALTEVFCKMSTVVLLFIYNVASHFLGFFFDVLPGFVHFISTMISFLLWVFVHIIRGLLGLETKAMNTLSWLIAICALFLYIENKYQDIGVNFFVNGRLHLSRVLLRNRHAINDGGNYNTVNNNVAVVNEETEVDPEQLQENQQLEIENRENENEENALEEADRNRVNIDNVQNDQREMDRAEQARPPRFLPDDDSSDDDIDPNMCSVCLHRARGAALFPCGHTQLCRICARIIIAAQRPCPMCQTPIQEFRNVYV
- the LOC138948083 gene encoding E3 ubiquitin-protein ligase RNF26-like, with protein sequence MGLFKTASDSFFNICSTLALTVNTITEWTAFVLHLNYVLVTNIYVSLCTVLNGTFVALEYILQAVFTVCVYIFDFLSEIYACLCALLVLLWRICVLFYKIFCLLFTGVETLVLGFWNGGILTYKTLHQSAMDVMETCQSTADYIAMLSQDFVMYVCGVLTTIGIVASSVVRALWMGIGYVPATVSLIPTYVATWVSKVWARCTMWVTYAFMGVNRETYLGILVCFFVYVIVTKLVHILHHRGLTFFPFRRHRQRNNRQTNRVDHFAFDRGFESDIDDADDVDNDNSAEESNGEDDEDETDAQTELTLSDNDSEDDNSAGSESDVSLNSQTFSSEESDHDIDVQLPDDDGYNLRERSSTPTRNMSKSMTHDDFAREMELERDKRKCVVCQDASKSVLILPCKHMCLCVKCANQIVRSYFLDRRICPLCRTRIEKVMDVFV